Proteins encoded in a region of the Phoenix dactylifera cultivar Barhee BC4 chromosome 3, palm_55x_up_171113_PBpolish2nd_filt_p, whole genome shotgun sequence genome:
- the LOC103711125 gene encoding trihelix transcription factor GT-3b: MELHHHYNPYYINVNPVPEGGGGGERDRERDRFPQWTHAETKEFLAVRAEFDRSFMETKRNKPLWEAISARLRQKGFNRTPEQCKSKWKNLVSRFKGIEAMDGEGSRQFPFLEELRTIFSARMERLQVSKKDKGKGVQVQGEEWGEEEEEEEEEEEEEEEEEEEKEKVGRSKKKKRVERTRRFEEEVENALKEFARRQLEMQARWIAAAEAREAERKAKEEEWRRAMDALEEERKTMERTWREREEERRAREEVRAERRDALVTVLLAKLEKEGL; the protein is encoded by the exons ATGGAGCTACACCACCACTACAACCCTTATTACATCAACGTGAACCCCGTACCcgagggtggtggtggtggtgagaGAGATCGAGAGCGAGACCGGTTTCCCCAATGGACTCACGCCGAGACCAAGGAGTTCTTGGCCGTTCGAGCCGAGTTCGACCGGAGCTTCATGGAGACCAAGCGCAACAAGCCCTTGTGGGAAGCCATCTCTGCTAGGCTCCGGCAGAAGGGCTTCAACCGCACCCCGGAGCAGTGCAAGTCCAAGTGGAAGAACCTCGTTTCTCGTTTCAAG GGGATCGAGGCCATGGACGGGGAGGGCAGCAGACAGTTCCCCTTCCTCGAGGAGTTGCGGACGATATTCTCAGCGAGGATGGAGAGGCTGCAGGTTTCGAAAAAAGATAAAGGGAAGGGAGTGCAAGTCCAAGGAGAGGAGTggggggaggaagaggaggaggaggaagaggaggaggaggaggaggaggaggaggaggaggagaaggagaaggtgggGAGgagtaagaagaagaagagggtggAGAGGACgaggagatttgaagaagaggtggagaatgcTCTCAAGGAGTTTGCAAGGCGGCAGCTGGAAATGCAGGCTCGATGGATAGCGGCGGCAGAAGCGAGGGAGGCGGAGAGGAAGGCTAAAGAGGAGGAGTGGAGGAGAGCAATGGACGCTTTGGAGGAGGAAAGGAAGACGATGGAGAGGAcgtggagggagagggaggaggagcggCGGGCGAGGGAGGAGGTCCGGGCGGAGAGGCGAGACGCTCTAGTAACCGTCCTCCTTGCGAAGCTAGAAAAAGAAGGGTTGTAG